One Bacillus amyloliquefaciens DSM 7 = ATCC 23350 DNA window includes the following coding sequences:
- a CDS encoding dUTP diphosphatase → MNVNIKRLSPDAQTPTYAHATDAGFDLVAAADVIIEPGATACVPTGLAFEIPEGFEMQIRPRSGITLKTKLRVQLGTVDCGYTGEVGVIVDNIAEYRNSSGAELFRESFDTIDGGLVPTDGMFNVKTYLIRKGDRIAQAVIKPVERAVFTEVEALGDSDRGAGGFGSSGVGSPHPEYFGEPTGKERI, encoded by the coding sequence ATGAACGTAAATATAAAACGCTTATCGCCGGACGCTCAAACGCCAACCTACGCACACGCAACGGACGCGGGCTTCGATCTAGTCGCGGCGGCCGACGTAATTATCGAACCGGGCGCTACCGCGTGTGTGCCGACGGGCTTGGCGTTCGAGATTCCGGAAGGTTTTGAAATGCAGATCCGGCCGCGATCCGGCATTACGTTAAAGACTAAACTACGTGTGCAGCTCGGTACTGTAGATTGCGGGTATACGGGAGAAGTCGGAGTGATTGTCGATAATATTGCTGAGTATCGAAATAGTTCAGGCGCAGAATTGTTTAGAGAGTCCTTCGACACTATTGACGGCGGCCTCGTTCCAACTGACGGGATGTTTAACGTAAAGACTTATCTCATCCGCAAAGGCGATCGTATCGCGCAAGCCGTTATCAAGCCGGTCGAACGGGCGGTGTTTACGGAGGTCGAGGCTCTCGGCGATAGCGATCGTGGTGCGGGCGGCTTCGGGAGTAGTGGAGTCGGCAGTCCACATCCGGAATATTTCGGAGAACCGACGGGGAAGGAGCGGATATAA
- the thyX gene encoding FAD-dependent thymidylate synthase, with protein MNEKINVLDNGYVRLTNVMGSDLSVVNSARVSYDKESTELDEKDIRLIKFLAREGHTSPFRHATLQFEVYAPLMVARQHWKYIVGSDHTMDAWNESSRRYVTEEPMFYIPQADEWRSAPENSKQGSGSTIDIDEGADFTEELMDFVEKGEWLYNDAISRGICAEQARLFLPAYGMYVRYYWTASLQSVTHFLNQRLAHDSQVEIQEYAKAVYSLVKPKFPISIDELTRTEV; from the coding sequence ATGAACGAAAAGATTAACGTACTAGACAACGGCTATGTCCGATTAACAAACGTAATGGGCTCCGACCTTTCTGTCGTTAACTCAGCCCGCGTTTCCTACGACAAGGAATCGACCGAGCTAGACGAAAAGGACATCCGGCTTATTAAGTTTCTTGCGCGAGAAGGCCATACGTCTCCTTTCCGACATGCCACGCTTCAGTTCGAAGTATACGCGCCGTTAATGGTTGCGCGGCAGCACTGGAAGTACATCGTAGGCTCCGACCACACGATGGACGCATGGAACGAATCGAGCCGGCGTTATGTTACCGAAGAGCCAATGTTCTATATTCCGCAAGCAGACGAATGGCGGTCAGCGCCGGAGAATTCGAAGCAAGGTAGCGGGAGTACGATCGACATTGATGAGGGCGCAGATTTTACTGAGGAGTTAATGGATTTCGTAGAGAAGGGCGAATGGCTTTATAATGATGCGATATCGCGCGGAATTTGCGCAGAACAAGCGCGTTTATTCCTTCCGGCTTACGGAATGTATGTACGCTATTACTGGACGGCGTCGCTTCAGTCGGTTACGCATTTCTTGAACCAACGTCTGGCACACGATAGTCAAGTCGAAATCCAAGAATACGCGAAAGCGGTTTACTCGTTAGTTAAACCGAAATTTCCGATTAGCATTGACGAGTTAACAAGAACGGAGGTGTAA
- a CDS encoding 3D domain-containing protein, whose amino-acid sequence MSTQLLTNPTAKPPEPPPPDPPRITEEESALQKAEAVIDGKDAELAAKDAKIKTLQSELASVKDEVKAQSNEKHVKSPHKHAEPSGWQTFEASAYTAYCAEGCSGTTATGIDVSRTIYHAGKRIIAADPSVIALGSAVEVRQPDGTTFQAVAQDVGGAIKGAKIDVLVANEADAIQFGRQSVQVRVIN is encoded by the coding sequence ATGTCAACGCAATTACTTACGAACCCGACCGCCAAGCCACCGGAGCCACCACCGCCAGACCCACCGCGAATCACCGAGGAAGAATCCGCGCTGCAAAAGGCGGAAGCCGTTATCGATGGCAAGGACGCTGAACTGGCGGCCAAGGATGCGAAGATAAAGACGCTCCAATCCGAACTTGCTTCCGTAAAAGACGAAGTCAAGGCGCAGTCTAACGAAAAGCACGTAAAATCGCCGCATAAGCACGCAGAGCCTTCCGGCTGGCAAACGTTCGAGGCGTCTGCGTATACGGCTTATTGCGCGGAAGGTTGCAGCGGAACCACAGCGACCGGCATAGACGTTAGCCGTACGATCTATCACGCAGGCAAGCGCATTATAGCGGCAGATCCGTCAGTTATTGCGTTAGGCTCGGCGGTTGAGGTGCGGCAGCCAGACGGAACAACGTTTCAGGCGGTGGCGCAAGATGTTGGAGGCGCGATTAAGGGCGCCAAGATTGACGTGTTAGTTGCGAATGAAGCCGATGCAATACAGTTCGGGCGGCAGTCGGTACAGGTTCGCGTAATAAATTAA
- a CDS encoding SprT-like domain-containing protein gives MTEEARRFLSVNYGIDLRIPVRRNNRLKRTLGQFIHRGRESDCIELSGILLDYGGKEAAIDTLKHELIHYALFELEKPYRDGYPTFENELRKHNVSPTDTLEYFGPIVRFECVECGNESFTETKRVGISPQSYKTKCCKAALINVRNDVIYGGRSGGLVQ, from the coding sequence ATGACGGAAGAAGCTCGCCGATTTCTCTCAGTAAACTACGGAATAGATCTGCGAATCCCTGTACGAAGAAACAATAGGCTTAAAAGAACGTTAGGTCAGTTTATTCATAGAGGCAGGGAGTCTGATTGTATAGAGCTTAGTGGTATCTTACTAGATTATGGGGGTAAAGAGGCCGCTATTGATACTCTGAAGCACGAACTGATACATTACGCTCTTTTCGAGCTAGAGAAGCCGTATCGGGATGGATATCCTACGTTTGAGAATGAGTTGCGAAAGCATAACGTCAGCCCTACAGATACTCTAGAATACTTCGGACCTATCGTTCGTTTCGAATGCGTGGAGTGCGGAAATGAAAGCTTTACCGAGACAAAGAGAGTGGGAATCAGTCCGCAAAGTTATAAAACGAAGTGTTGTAAGGCGGCTTTAATTAACGTTAGAAATGACGTCATTTATGGAGGGCGATCGGGTGGATTGGTTCAGTGA
- a CDS encoding dephospho-CoA kinase dephosphoCoA kinase — protein sequence MKLALTAPLRAGKSQAAGYLSTYYDFQTFAFSDELKAAFHRAFPSVPEKPKPRGYYQEFGQAVRKILGENVWIDACMAKVDAYTALFSRKCDCGLAPSLKNRVLIEDVRQQNEYDRLRAEGFTIVRITAPEELRIERAQKASDDFDLAALDHPTEKALQTFEVDYEIVNDGTYEKLYAKLDELMAEVGVR from the coding sequence ATGAAGCTCGCCCTAACCGCACCGTTACGCGCAGGCAAGTCGCAGGCCGCCGGCTATCTATCGACGTATTACGATTTCCAAACGTTCGCCTTCAGTGACGAACTCAAAGCCGCCTTTCATCGCGCTTTCCCTTCCGTACCTGAAAAGCCGAAGCCGCGCGGGTATTATCAAGAATTCGGTCAGGCGGTGCGGAAGATACTCGGCGAGAACGTCTGGATAGACGCATGTATGGCGAAAGTCGACGCATATACGGCGCTCTTTTCTCGCAAATGTGATTGCGGATTAGCACCGTCCCTGAAGAATCGCGTACTGATCGAAGACGTTCGGCAGCAGAACGAATATGACCGGCTGCGCGCCGAAGGATTTACTATCGTCCGCATCACAGCGCCGGAGGAATTACGGATCGAACGCGCACAAAAGGCCAGCGACGATTTCGATTTAGCAGCGCTCGATCATCCGACTGAAAAAGCGCTGCAAACTTTCGAAGTTGATTACGAAATTGTTAACGATGGTACGTACGAGAAGCTCTATGCGAAACTGGACGAATTAATGGCGGAGGTGGGCGTTAGGTGA
- a CDS encoding DNA cytosine methyltransferase, with the protein MGDFNLTPQQPTNGMNVLELFCGGGLGAIGFKAAGYNIVKALDFDKNAVKAYRHNFGDYVEQADISAVDIDSLPDTDVIFGGPPCQDFSVAGKGAGADGERGKLVWRYLEIIERKQPKAFVFENVKGLITKRHRPTFDAFIEKFNEIGYEISWRVMSAWDYGVAQKRERVFIVGIRKDLGFTFEFPKPLEGDYQTRVLRDVIGDLPEPERQDCGKYWTPKSEYTYGQANRVQSLDKPSNTIPAHHNSGQPIHPTEAPRRFTVRECLRIQSAPDTYILPDDISLSAQYRIVGNGIASRVAWYIGCALADQLRFKSKA; encoded by the coding sequence ATGGGCGACTTTAATTTAACGCCACAACAGCCGACGAACGGAATGAATGTGCTCGAACTATTCTGCGGAGGCGGACTCGGTGCAATCGGCTTTAAAGCGGCCGGCTACAATATTGTGAAGGCGCTGGACTTCGATAAGAATGCCGTTAAAGCATACCGTCACAATTTCGGCGATTACGTTGAACAGGCGGATATTAGCGCAGTAGATATCGACAGCTTGCCGGATACCGACGTTATATTCGGAGGGCCGCCATGCCAAGACTTCTCGGTTGCGGGTAAGGGTGCCGGAGCAGACGGGGAACGCGGTAAACTCGTATGGCGGTATCTCGAAATCATTGAACGAAAGCAGCCGAAAGCCTTCGTGTTTGAAAACGTTAAGGGATTGATAACGAAACGCCACCGTCCTACATTCGACGCGTTTATCGAGAAGTTTAACGAAATAGGTTACGAGATTAGTTGGCGAGTTATGAGCGCGTGGGACTACGGAGTAGCACAGAAGCGAGAGCGCGTGTTCATCGTCGGAATACGAAAAGACCTCGGATTCACTTTCGAGTTTCCGAAGCCGTTAGAAGGCGATTATCAGACGAGAGTGTTGCGGGACGTCATCGGGGATTTGCCTGAGCCTGAGCGCCAAGATTGCGGAAAGTATTGGACGCCAAAAAGCGAATACACGTACGGCCAAGCTAACCGCGTGCAATCGCTAGATAAACCGTCTAATACGATTCCGGCGCATCATAACAGCGGACAGCCGATCCATCCGACCGAAGCACCACGACGATTCACCGTCCGTGAATGTCTCCGAATCCAATCTGCGCCAGACACATACATCCTGCCAGACGATATTTCTTTATCGGCGCAGTATCGGATCGTAGGAAACGGAATTGCTTCGCGTGTAGCGTGGTATATCGGATGTGCCTTGGCGGATCAGCTACGATTTAAATCGAAAGCATAA
- a CDS encoding sigma factor-like helix-turn-helix DNA-binding protein — protein sequence MGVTKIDLHRKDREFHDAYALDNAEGVKLLLADYQKFVSRKRCGDYAAVEVLIDIHKAIELAGLTDRQRQAIELVYFGELTQAEAGERIGIAQNTLSETIDRAAEKIADIYYYWAGHGEGYTTGGRING from the coding sequence ATGGGCGTTACAAAAATTGATCTACACCGTAAGGACCGCGAATTCCACGACGCATATGCGCTAGATAACGCAGAAGGCGTTAAGTTGCTGCTCGCCGATTACCAGAAGTTCGTCAGCCGGAAGCGCTGTGGCGACTATGCGGCCGTGGAAGTACTAATCGACATACACAAGGCGATCGAGCTCGCCGGCTTAACGGATAGGCAGCGGCAGGCGATCGAGCTCGTTTACTTCGGCGAACTAACGCAAGCCGAGGCGGGCGAACGGATAGGTATTGCGCAAAACACGTTATCTGAAACCATCGATCGTGCTGCGGAGAAGATTGCGGACATTTATTACTATTGGGCCGGCCACGGCGAAGGATACACGACAGGGGGACGAATTAATGGATAA
- a CDS encoding RNA ligase family protein, translating into MFISPMLLESAKDPFDSDDYITEIKFDGIRLLASKDDGRIRLYTRHNNEVTAKFPELHTLQIPDGTVLDGELIVPGPTGAGDFEAMMERFQSRRSYHPIVFCVFDILRLDGVSVTSKPLYERKELLSGLALDHPNVKIVDNVAGNGRAVFELAKSSGIEGVVMKRANSSYEENKRSDRWLKIVNYEYTDIWITGYRKEDNAFVLAYEDGAYAGLMEFMPHAERRRFHSERKDVGETDKYVNIEPIKCRVKHRFKTRKGLLRIPSFDSWKS; encoded by the coding sequence TTGTTTATTTCGCCAATGCTATTAGAGTCCGCAAAAGACCCGTTCGACTCTGACGATTACATTACGGAAATCAAATTCGACGGTATCCGTCTGCTCGCGTCCAAAGATGACGGCCGAATACGCCTCTACACGCGCCACAACAACGAAGTCACCGCTAAATTCCCCGAACTCCACACGTTACAGATTCCGGACGGCACCGTTTTAGATGGCGAGCTTATTGTGCCCGGACCGACAGGCGCCGGAGACTTCGAGGCTATGATGGAGCGGTTTCAATCACGAAGAAGTTATCATCCGATAGTATTCTGCGTATTTGATATATTGCGTCTCGACGGCGTATCGGTTACGTCGAAACCGTTATATGAGCGGAAGGAATTATTAAGCGGCCTTGCCCTCGATCATCCAAACGTTAAGATTGTCGATAACGTTGCCGGCAATGGCCGCGCTGTTTTCGAATTAGCGAAAAGCTCCGGCATTGAAGGAGTCGTTATGAAGCGCGCTAATTCGTCCTACGAGGAAAATAAGCGGTCAGATCGATGGTTGAAGATCGTTAATTACGAGTATACGGACATTTGGATTACGGGTTATCGGAAAGAGGATAATGCGTTTGTTTTAGCGTATGAAGACGGTGCTTATGCGGGGCTGATGGAGTTTATGCCGCACGCTGAACGGCGGAGATTTCATTCGGAGCGGAAAGACGTAGGAGAAACGGATAAATACGTGAATATAGAGCCGATAAAATGCCGTGTGAAGCACCGATTTAAGACGCGCAAAGGACTGCTGCGGATACCTTCGTTTGATTCGTGGAAGAGCTGA
- a CDS encoding helix-turn-helix domain-containing protein: MIAKIKVGEALKRSGKTQGELAELTGIRPNTISELVRGHRERIQLDHLSRIAAALNIKDIRELIDLVDEENGGADK, encoded by the coding sequence ATGATCGCAAAGATAAAGGTAGGCGAGGCGTTAAAGCGCTCGGGCAAGACGCAGGGAGAACTCGCTGAACTAACCGGAATCCGTCCGAATACAATAAGTGAATTAGTCCGCGGACATAGAGAACGTATCCAGCTCGACCATCTCAGCCGGATTGCGGCGGCGTTGAATATAAAAGACATACGTGAACTGATCGATCTTGTAGACGAAGAAAACGGAGGCGCTGACAAATAG
- a CDS encoding site-specific integrase: MNEVQPIREKRQINAIKKALRGRDLLLFTLGINSGLRISDILALKVGDVRGKDFVAITEGKTKKSKRFFFNAAIKKAVADLIPTEANDDDWLFPSRKGSKAITRVRAYGILNEAVERAGLSEKLGTIGCHSLRKTFGYHAYKNGTDLTLLQSIFNHSKQSVTLRYIGINQDRIDEVYANVNL; the protein is encoded by the coding sequence ATGAACGAAGTCCAACCGATTAGAGAAAAACGCCAAATAAACGCAATAAAAAAGGCCCTTCGCGGGCGTGATCTGCTTTTATTTACGCTCGGCATTAATTCCGGCCTACGTATTTCCGATATACTCGCACTCAAAGTCGGTGATGTGCGCGGAAAGGACTTCGTTGCGATTACGGAAGGGAAAACGAAGAAGTCAAAACGTTTCTTCTTCAATGCCGCAATCAAGAAAGCCGTTGCCGACCTGATTCCGACTGAAGCAAACGATGACGACTGGCTTTTCCCTTCTCGTAAAGGTTCGAAGGCCATTACCCGCGTCCGTGCATATGGCATCCTTAACGAAGCTGTTGAACGCGCCGGCCTCTCGGAGAAGCTCGGTACAATCGGCTGCCATTCTTTGCGAAAGACTTTCGGATACCATGCGTACAAGAACGGCACAGATCTTACGTTACTTCAATCGATTTTCAACCATTCGAAGCAGTCGGTCACACTGCGATATATCGGAATCAATCAGGACCGCATCGACGAAGTATACGCGAATGTTAATCTATAA
- a CDS encoding phBC6A51 family helix-turn-helix protein — MSRMKELEAKLTLQQRKAAQVVASNEVTPEDGNKRSQDALAEEIGVSRMTLYRWRFQNPIFIEYMNLLADDMLSGHRSEVYGQLLKLIKGPQPSVKAIDLFMRRHGLLTDRQITTNETDDGARSNEDIEKEIEDLPDIIGEEE; from the coding sequence ATGTCGCGTATGAAAGAGCTTGAAGCAAAACTAACGCTTCAGCAACGTAAGGCAGCGCAAGTCGTTGCGAGTAATGAAGTCACGCCCGAAGACGGGAACAAACGAAGTCAGGACGCGCTGGCCGAAGAAATCGGCGTAAGTCGTATGACGCTCTATCGATGGCGGTTTCAAAATCCGATATTCATCGAATACATGAACCTATTAGCGGACGACATGCTTTCCGGGCACCGGTCCGAAGTATACGGGCAGCTCCTAAAGCTGATAAAAGGACCGCAGCCTTCAGTTAAAGCTATCGACTTGTTCATGCGTCGTCATGGCTTACTGACCGATCGTCAGATAACGACCAATGAAACAGACGACGGCGCCCGCAGTAACGAAGATATCGAGAAGGAAATCGAAGACCTACCTGACATTATCGGAGAGGAGGAATAG
- a CDS encoding phage portal protein, with product MGFFNLLKKHDQPSDEYTVRKTYSIIREGAQFPPDDSIKRLAKYKRMRKLFEGNHRDVYERATDILKDSPQAKQLEKLYIAINLADILVTKPADLLVGEPVHFESGLDDTSEEQKALNRYVEENDLNQLLHESAMSNGYRGDAWIKVRFGYRQDYSELIARGLEIPEDAKMESVVEHVNANCVFPEFSAGNVKQIKAVNIAQVEWVETEQTEIPFLNVERHIPGHIFYTRYRLYQNGVDVSGGAPISVFNIGEEVPTGREEDHEETFLPHIPVFHIPYKSIDDSYFGIGGLEKIETTLAAINDRLVQIDYILWKHSDPTAYGPDLEGSGDSVQFGGKYIPVTKDDTTPGYMVWQAQLDAAFKELDVLFSNVFQMAETPQWLFGTTISGDNSGGTGTSHTDGAAIKARFMPILSKVKRIRAHYDRAVRDALWTCMLLEKAVGIIKVEKAVYPRAIWSDGLPKNEKELAEIMQIRTGGKPTIDVRGAIKQQDDVDDEKADEIIRRIEEDEKTTSGFVDGSIFNKEEPERSPSDEDKEEITEEDDS from the coding sequence TTGGGGTTTTTCAATTTACTAAAGAAACACGACCAGCCTTCGGATGAGTACACGGTTAGAAAGACGTACAGCATCATTCGGGAAGGCGCGCAATTTCCTCCGGACGATTCAATCAAGAGGTTGGCGAAATATAAACGTATGCGTAAGCTCTTCGAAGGAAATCACCGAGACGTATACGAAAGGGCTACGGACATTTTAAAAGATTCGCCACAAGCGAAACAGCTCGAAAAGCTCTACATCGCTATAAATCTCGCGGATATTTTGGTAACGAAGCCTGCGGATCTGTTGGTAGGAGAACCGGTTCACTTTGAGAGCGGACTGGACGACACTAGCGAAGAGCAAAAGGCGCTCAACAGATATGTAGAAGAAAACGATCTCAATCAACTGTTACACGAGAGCGCCATGTCGAACGGATATCGCGGTGACGCGTGGATTAAGGTTCGATTTGGCTACCGCCAAGACTATTCCGAACTTATCGCGAGGGGCTTAGAGATTCCAGAAGATGCGAAAATGGAGTCCGTTGTTGAGCATGTTAATGCGAATTGCGTTTTCCCTGAGTTTTCAGCCGGAAACGTTAAGCAGATCAAAGCGGTCAATATAGCCCAAGTCGAATGGGTAGAGACGGAGCAGACGGAAATTCCTTTCCTAAACGTAGAGCGCCATATACCGGGACACATCTTCTATACGCGCTACAGACTATATCAGAATGGCGTCGATGTTTCAGGTGGCGCCCCAATCAGCGTTTTCAATATAGGCGAAGAGGTGCCGACGGGCCGCGAAGAAGATCACGAAGAGACGTTCCTTCCGCACATTCCGGTTTTTCACATTCCGTACAAGTCAATCGATGACAGCTATTTCGGTATTGGCGGATTGGAGAAGATCGAAACGACGCTCGCGGCAATTAACGATCGTCTGGTGCAGATCGATTACATCCTATGGAAGCACAGCGACCCGACTGCGTATGGGCCGGACTTAGAAGGGTCCGGGGATTCGGTTCAGTTTGGCGGCAAGTACATTCCGGTTACAAAAGACGATACGACTCCGGGCTATATGGTTTGGCAGGCGCAGCTTGACGCAGCGTTCAAAGAACTTGACGTCCTATTCAGTAATGTCTTTCAAATGGCCGAGACGCCGCAGTGGTTATTCGGCACGACGATTTCCGGAGATAATTCAGGCGGCACAGGCACGTCTCACACAGACGGCGCGGCGATCAAAGCTCGCTTCATGCCGATTCTTTCGAAGGTAAAGCGGATACGAGCGCACTATGACCGGGCGGTAAGAGACGCCCTTTGGACGTGTATGCTACTCGAAAAAGCAGTCGGGATCATCAAGGTTGAAAAAGCGGTTTATCCACGGGCTATTTGGAGCGACGGACTCCCGAAGAATGAAAAAGAGCTCGCTGAGATTATGCAAATCCGCACAGGCGGCAAGCCTACGATTGATGTTCGCGGGGCCATTAAACAGCAGGACGATGTGGACGACGAAAAAGCTGACGAAATCATTCGCCGCATTGAAGAAGACGAAAAAACGACGAGCGGCTTTGTTGACGGATCGATTTTCAACAAGGAAGAACCGGAAAGGAGCCCTTCGGACGAGGATAAAGAGGAAATCACAGAGGAGGACGATAGTTAA